The proteins below come from a single Halobacillus salinarum genomic window:
- a CDS encoding GNAT family N-acetyltransferase, with the protein MIVNSNEYEVRNLHYKVRSAQSKDAQALSELRLQIDGETENLDRVKGEAYINGEGFKDIIKRDLESLNNIFLVAEVNGTLVGFSRCEGNTLKRSSHKVEFGVGVLMDYWGYGIGKNFLKECVSWADANNIKKITLNVLETNEKAITLYKNHGFMIEGVLQKDKLLSDGNYYNTLLMGRLN; encoded by the coding sequence ATGATAGTAAACTCGAATGAATATGAAGTTCGCAATCTCCATTACAAAGTAAGATCTGCACAATCCAAAGACGCACAAGCTTTATCTGAATTAAGGTTACAGATAGATGGTGAAACTGAAAATTTGGATAGAGTTAAAGGAGAAGCATACATAAACGGAGAAGGATTTAAGGATATTATCAAAAGGGACTTAGAAAGTTTGAACAATATTTTCTTGGTAGCTGAAGTAAATGGAACCCTTGTTGGTTTCTCTAGATGTGAAGGAAATACATTAAAAAGAAGTTCTCATAAAGTAGAGTTTGGTGTAGGTGTATTGATGGATTATTGGGGATACGGAATAGGAAAGAACTTCTTAAAAGAATGTGTTAGTTGGGCAGATGCAAATAACATAAAGAAAATCACTTTGAATGTCCTTGAAACAAACGAGAAAGCAATAACTCTTTATAAAAATCATGGTTTTATGATTGAAGGTGTATTACAGAAAGACAAGTTATTATCTGATGGTAATTACTACAATACGTTGTTGATGGGGAGATTAAATTAG
- a CDS encoding GrpB family protein, translated as MNNGITLIDHDPSWSDEFNKIKHVIESHLQSFVLSIEHIGSTSIKGLSAKPILDIDLVISETNLFPQVCTKLRNLGYYHEGDLGIEGREVFGRENLHVPKDGSHSIWMDHHLYVCTEDSKELKRHLAFRNYLRQNTEAAYAYEELKKRLVRNSKDRATYTSGKSKFVETILKEIL; from the coding sequence ATGAATAATGGGATTACTCTAATTGACCATGATCCTTCATGGTCGGATGAATTTAATAAAATAAAACATGTTATTGAGTCTCACTTGCAATCCTTTGTGTTGTCCATTGAACATATTGGGAGCACTTCAATAAAAGGATTAAGTGCAAAACCAATTTTAGATATTGATTTGGTAATATCAGAAACTAATTTATTTCCTCAAGTTTGTACAAAGCTTAGAAATCTAGGATATTATCATGAAGGTGATCTGGGGATTGAGGGTAGAGAGGTTTTTGGAAGGGAAAACCTTCATGTCCCAAAGGATGGTAGTCATTCTATTTGGATGGATCATCACTTATATGTATGTACCGAGGACAGTAAAGAACTTAAGAGACACTTAGCTTTTCGTAACTACCTTCGACAAAATACGGAAGCAGCTTATGCCTATGAGGAGCTGAAAAAGAGGTTAGTAAGAAACTCAAAAGACAGAGCTACATATACATCTGGAAAAAGTAAATTTGTAGAGACCATATTAAAAGAAATCTTATGA
- a CDS encoding sialate O-acetylesterase has protein sequence MKSILLIGQSNMAGRGFIEDVSSIYNEHINMLRNGRWQMMAEPLNFDRHISGIGPAASFAQAWTEDHPGESIGVIPCAEGGSSIDEWAIDGLLTRHAISEATFAMETSELVGILWHQGESDSHGERYKTYEDKLLSLFKHFREELNTPDLPIMIGELGHYLGEVGFGKSAVEYKQINQVLSKVAHTEKNCCFVTSKGLTANPDGIHMDSISQRKFGLRYYEAFSKQKHVVDSLDIENEWIEKASKRELTKNERIFVESTKFALGQLNFEEFSIHISTINESK, from the coding sequence ATGAAATCTATATTATTAATCGGGCAATCAAATATGGCAGGCAGGGGATTTATTGAGGATGTATCTTCCATTTATAATGAGCACATCAATATGTTGCGAAACGGCAGATGGCAAATGATGGCGGAGCCACTAAATTTTGACCGTCACATATCTGGTATTGGGCCGGCAGCCTCTTTTGCTCAGGCTTGGACAGAGGATCATCCAGGCGAGTCCATCGGCGTCATCCCCTGTGCAGAGGGAGGAAGCTCTATTGATGAGTGGGCAATTGATGGGCTGTTAACAAGACATGCGATTTCAGAAGCAACATTCGCTATGGAAACAAGTGAATTAGTGGGGATTCTGTGGCACCAAGGAGAAAGCGATAGTCACGGAGAACGTTATAAGACATATGAAGATAAATTACTTTCATTATTTAAACACTTCAGAGAAGAATTGAATACACCAGATCTCCCGATTATGATTGGTGAGTTGGGACATTATCTTGGAGAGGTCGGATTTGGAAAAAGCGCGGTAGAATATAAACAAATAAATCAGGTATTATCTAAAGTTGCTCATACCGAAAAAAATTGCTGTTTTGTAACATCAAAAGGGTTAACAGCAAATCCAGATGGCATTCATATGGATAGCATCTCTCAAAGGAAATTTGGATTAAGATACTATGAAGCTTTTTCGAAACAAAAGCATGTGGTAGATAGTTTAGACATAGAGAATGAATGGATCGAAAAGGCATCAAAACGTGAACTAACTAAAAATGAACGTATATTTGTTGAAAGTACGAAGTTTGCCTTGGGACAATTGAACTTTGAGGAGTTTTCTATTCATATCTCCACTATTAATGAAAGTAAGTAA
- a CDS encoding DUF1883 domain-containing protein, with translation MVILTQVPYADTNNSLSVKVELKHAADVFLGDNINFQHYKAGRNFKYYGGHYTRSPVNISVNGAGRWYLIVRGGGQYNYRFY, from the coding sequence GTGGTTATATTGACTCAAGTCCCATATGCTGACACTAACAATTCCTTATCAGTTAAGGTTGAATTGAAACACGCCGCTGATGTGTTTCTCGGAGATAATATCAACTTCCAACACTATAAAGCTGGACGGAATTTCAAGTATTATGGCGGCCACTACACTCGTTCACCGGTAAATATTAGTGTTAATGGAGCTGGAAGGTGGTACCTTATTGTTCGTGGTGGCGGACAGTACAATTACAGATTCTATTAA
- a CDS encoding TetR/AcrR family transcriptional regulator, whose protein sequence is MPRTPQENERIRQLAKKNILEAGMKLFINKGYHATSISNIAEQAGISKGLLYNYFKGKEEILATMVETRVGEIMDVMNQAKEIESPVEQLKHIIEGAIDNVFENPEVFRFYLHLQTQPEADHELIKYSRFLIRENARQFEFQCEIFEKLGAMEARKRSLYFSSTLQGIMLMISTYPDKFPIEEIKKQIVDEFCH, encoded by the coding sequence ATGCCAAGAACACCACAAGAGAATGAGCGTATTCGGCAGTTAGCCAAAAAGAATATTCTTGAAGCTGGAATGAAATTATTCATCAACAAAGGCTACCATGCCACTTCCATCAGCAACATTGCCGAACAGGCGGGGATCTCTAAAGGACTGCTTTACAATTATTTTAAAGGGAAAGAAGAAATCCTGGCGACAATGGTTGAAACGAGGGTAGGGGAAATCATGGACGTCATGAACCAAGCAAAGGAGATTGAGAGCCCGGTGGAGCAGCTCAAGCATATTATAGAGGGCGCTATCGATAATGTCTTCGAGAATCCGGAAGTATTCCGATTCTATCTCCACCTGCAAACACAGCCCGAGGCAGATCATGAGCTGATTAAGTACAGTCGTTTTCTTATCAGAGAGAACGCCAGACAGTTTGAGTTTCAATGTGAAATATTTGAAAAATTAGGAGCAATGGAAGCGCGGAAACGGTCGTTATACTTTTCATCCACACTTCAAGGAATCATGTTGATGATCTCTACTTATCCAGATAAGTTCCCCATAGAAGAAATAAAAAAGCAGATCGTTGATGAGTTTTGTCACTAG
- a CDS encoding phosphotransferase family protein translates to MDKIIETAQLMINEIDPEFDMDKVKVLGTGFGSIVIEGNEEIIYRIARNVETAKQYEKEVEILPIITNDLDINIPIPIWYKINTPSVPSGIMAYKKIKGYSMSNELSEGNKTKLAKEIAGFMIDLHQIPIENLIMNKNLKNKYDRESLTMLRKNTIEVLEHQLSEEEHRTIKIWWDDVLSDHTLFNYQPILCHGDMWYENILVNENQSSVVGVIDFSNMMIGDPAIDLAPQLYLGHEFYERVLKEYTNVFGNEKEIRKRVHFHMKIRELSGLQYVIHNQLFDEYYDSISKIKNIFKSSG, encoded by the coding sequence ATGGATAAAATTATCGAAACTGCTCAATTAATGATTAATGAAATAGATCCCGAATTTGATATGGATAAAGTAAAAGTGCTGGGAACAGGGTTTGGAAGTATTGTAATAGAAGGAAATGAAGAGATAATCTATAGAATTGCAAGAAATGTGGAGACTGCTAAACAATATGAAAAGGAAGTTGAAATCTTACCGATAATAACTAATGATTTAGATATTAATATTCCAATACCGATTTGGTACAAGATTAATACTCCATCAGTTCCATCTGGGATCATGGCTTATAAAAAAATTAAGGGATATTCGATGAGTAACGAATTATCGGAAGGAAATAAAACTAAACTCGCAAAAGAGATAGCCGGATTTATGATTGATCTTCATCAAATCCCAATAGAAAATTTAATTATGAATAAGAATTTAAAAAATAAGTATGATAGAGAATCCTTAACAATGCTTAGAAAGAACACCATTGAAGTGTTGGAACATCAATTGTCTGAAGAAGAACATAGAACAATTAAGATTTGGTGGGATGACGTATTATCTGATCACACTTTATTTAATTATCAACCTATTCTATGTCATGGTGACATGTGGTACGAAAATATATTGGTTAATGAAAATCAATCAAGTGTAGTTGGAGTAATTGACTTTAGTAACATGATGATTGGTGATCCAGCAATAGACTTAGCCCCTCAACTTTATCTGGGTCATGAATTTTATGAGAGGGTATTGAAAGAATATACGAATGTATTTGGAAATGAGAAAGAAATACGAAAAAGAGTTCATTTCCATATGAAAATTAGAGAACTATCCGGCCTTCAGTATGTTATACATAATCAACTATTCGATGAATATTATGATTCCATCTCTAAGATAAAAAATATTTTTAAGTCTTCAGGTTAA
- a CDS encoding DUF2975 domain-containing protein encodes MNVKSGSAFFLKVIAILIGIAVLAVCIYWLPAAARRDAIERPGDYSLYPLLVCAYGVCITFSVVLYQVFKLLTNIEKNNAFSELSLHSLKLIKKCAFAVIFFILLAIVYLKVLTQFTGDDPAGPISLGLMGILATSVVAAFMDVLQKPLKNVLDEQLKND; translated from the coding sequence ATGAATGTAAAATCAGGTTCTGCCTTTTTCTTAAAAGTCATTGCTATTCTTATTGGAATTGCGGTGTTGGCGGTGTGTATATATTGGTTGCCTGCAGCAGCCAGAAGAGATGCGATTGAGCGCCCAGGGGATTATTCGCTCTATCCACTTTTGGTATGTGCGTATGGAGTATGTATTACGTTTTCTGTAGTTTTGTATCAAGTATTTAAACTTTTAACCAATATCGAAAAGAACAATGCTTTCTCTGAGTTATCACTTCATTCTTTGAAGTTAATAAAAAAATGCGCTTTTGCTGTCATTTTCTTCATTTTGTTAGCAATCGTTTATTTAAAGGTGCTTACTCAGTTCACAGGTGATGACCCAGCAGGTCCGATATCACTAGGTCTAATGGGAATTTTAGCAACAAGCGTCGTCGCAGCTTTTATGGACGTTCTACAAAAACCTTTAAAAAATGTCTTAGATGAGCAACTCAAAAACGATTAA
- a CDS encoding DUF5412 family protein, translating to MVKNYNLWSFYFCFFLLALSLYSLFATVNQIWLLSPPIFVIWLLAVTTFIFGIIGFKDIRKRARLRSWLTVFISFLLSAFLLLGIAVNTFAKDEIVTTHSPNSKYTINFYTMNGGAATSISTMGVLDGPLWFRKYIYKDNNMQKADIEWGSNYIVNINNHTLNLNKGETYSDD from the coding sequence TTGGTAAAGAATTATAACTTATGGTCATTCTATTTTTGTTTCTTTCTCTTGGCGCTTTCCTTATATTCTTTATTTGCTACTGTTAACCAAATTTGGTTATTATCTCCACCCATTTTTGTTATATGGTTATTGGCCGTTACTACCTTTATCTTTGGAATTATTGGATTCAAAGACATTAGAAAGAGAGCAAGACTTAGAAGTTGGTTGACTGTGTTTATCTCATTCTTACTTTCAGCATTCCTTTTGTTAGGGATCGCTGTAAATACATTTGCTAAGGATGAAATAGTAACAACGCATTCACCTAATTCTAAATATACCATTAACTTTTATACAATGAATGGCGGAGCAGCTACTTCCATTTCTACAATGGGAGTTTTAGATGGACCATTGTGGTTTCGGAAATATATTTATAAAGATAACAACATGCAAAAAGCTGATATTGAATGGGGTAGTAACTATATAGTGAATATCAATAATCATACCTTGAATTTAAATAAGGGAGAAACATATTCTGATGATTAA
- a CDS encoding DUF2089 family protein produces the protein MAGNNLPKWILDLDSEDLEFIRKFVLYSGSLKQIAKSYDVSYPTVRTRLDRLIQKIELNQDMDKAGFVNFVKQLAIEDRISLDEAKLIIEKYKSEKEDEKNE, from the coding sequence ATGGCTGGTAATAATCTGCCTAAATGGATTTTAGATCTAGACAGTGAAGATTTGGAGTTTATTAGAAAATTTGTATTGTATTCTGGTTCATTGAAACAAATTGCTAAAAGCTATGATGTCTCTTATCCAACCGTCCGTACAAGGTTGGACAGGTTAATTCAAAAGATTGAACTGAATCAGGATATGGACAAGGCCGGATTCGTTAATTTTGTAAAACAATTAGCCATTGAAGATCGGATTAGTTTGGACGAAGCAAAGCTTATTATAGAAAAGTATAAAAGTGAGAAGGAGGATGAAAAAAATGAATGA
- a CDS encoding lysozyme inhibitor LprI family protein, protein MKNTRAIFIVMATVVSLFILAACENSSEETSAISDNQLNNNNSSEKEKDDSSNAEAIENASTTGNTDTKEKEGASNHSSSKEEVPATSTIEASLKEEYVKKLESTKKETEEMEAADSSTYALKKVENDRWQAWDDLLNEIYRTLNDQLPPKEMDQLREEQRKWIKNRDDRALEASLKYEGGTQEHLEYVTVLANLTEERCVELVEDYIK, encoded by the coding sequence ATGAAAAACACTAGAGCAATTTTTATAGTAATGGCTACTGTAGTTTCGTTATTTATATTGGCTGCTTGTGAAAACTCATCTGAAGAGACAAGTGCAATTTCGGACAACCAGTTAAACAATAACAACTCTTCTGAAAAAGAAAAGGACGATTCTTCTAATGCAGAAGCTATAGAAAATGCTTCAACGACCGGAAATACTGACACAAAAGAAAAAGAGGGCGCCTCAAACCATTCTTCTTCAAAAGAGGAAGTCCCAGCTACTAGTACTATTGAGGCGAGTCTGAAGGAAGAGTATGTGAAAAAATTAGAGAGTACTAAAAAAGAAACAGAAGAAATGGAAGCGGCAGATTCGTCGACTTACGCTTTGAAAAAAGTAGAAAATGATAGGTGGCAGGCTTGGGATGACTTGTTGAATGAAATTTATCGGACTCTAAACGATCAACTCCCTCCAAAAGAAATGGACCAGTTAAGAGAAGAACAGCGTAAATGGATAAAAAATAGAGATGATCGTGCATTGGAAGCATCGTTAAAATATGAAGGCGGAACACAAGAACACTTAGAATATGTGACTGTGCTGGCAAATCTTACAGAAGAAAGATGCGTTGAGTTAGTGGAAGATTACATAAAATAA
- a CDS encoding class I SAM-dependent methyltransferase → MQFLKRVGKQLEKHYGKPKGVIGWYMGEKMIRQHKPETNWSIELLDLQKNEDVLEIGFGAGYALKRIAEKSTVRKVIGIDSSKTLLRSSTFRNKRKIKNKKVTLYKGSVDNLPFNNQFFSRVLSIHSIYFWEDLQTSMVEIYRVLRPGGFVLITLSDGKDGKTWEAINSKIEDELIPSMKRINFKNVKVERGPSSRGYHIISVTGCR, encoded by the coding sequence ATGCAATTTTTAAAACGAGTTGGAAAGCAATTGGAAAAGCATTATGGAAAACCAAAGGGAGTAATAGGGTGGTATATGGGTGAAAAAATGATACGTCAACATAAACCAGAAACTAATTGGAGCATAGAGCTACTAGATTTACAGAAAAATGAGGACGTGTTGGAAATCGGATTTGGTGCAGGCTATGCTTTAAAACGGATAGCAGAAAAATCGACAGTTAGAAAAGTAATCGGCATAGATTCATCTAAAACATTATTACGTTCTTCTACATTTCGAAATAAGCGTAAAATAAAAAATAAAAAAGTAACCCTTTATAAAGGCAGCGTTGATAACCTCCCTTTTAATAATCAGTTTTTTTCAAGAGTCTTGAGTATTCATTCGATTTACTTTTGGGAAGACTTGCAAACATCCATGGTAGAGATTTACAGAGTCTTAAGACCCGGCGGGTTTGTATTAATAACCTTAAGTGATGGAAAAGACGGTAAGACATGGGAGGCAATAAACAGCAAAATTGAAGATGAACTAATACCTTCGATGAAGCGAATAAACTTTAAAAACGTAAAAGTTGAAAGAGGTCCTTCATCCAGAGGCTATCATATAATCAGTGTAACAGGATGCCGTTAA
- a CDS encoding inner-membrane translocator, with amino-acid sequence MDVLVWLFLALVLIPANIYAIKWHRSGNFPLMVSGIFLAIVGVVLGFTVGGILVGPANSGQGGAIAGAFVGLVIVGNGLLYFIIGLAVAIGKLFTRKNSQV; translated from the coding sequence ATGGATGTACTGGTTTGGTTATTTCTTGCACTCGTCTTAATTCCCGCAAACATATATGCGATCAAATGGCATAGGAGTGGAAATTTCCCCCTCATGGTTTCTGGTATTTTTTTAGCAATTGTTGGCGTTGTGCTTGGCTTTACTGTTGGTGGAATCCTCGTCGGTCCTGCTAATTCTGGTCAAGGAGGGGCTATAGCAGGAGCTTTTGTGGGTCTTGTTATAGTGGGGAATGGCCTACTCTATTTCATCATAGGACTTGCAGTGGCAATCGGAAAATTATTCACTAGAAAGAACTCTCAAGTATAA
- a CDS encoding helix-turn-helix transcriptional regulator, translating to MKHGVRNAVKDFRKERGLTQDQLAERILVTRQTIIAIENNVMNLPSGQR from the coding sequence ATGAAACATGGAGTTCGAAATGCTGTAAAAGATTTTAGAAAAGAAAGAGGGCTGACACAGGATCAGCTAGCCGAAAGAATTCTAGTAACAAGGCAAACCATTATCGCCATAGAAAACAACGTTATGAACCTTCCATCGGGACAACGATAA
- a CDS encoding alpha/beta fold hydrolase, translating to MDLYYEMNGHGHPMVLLTGGADVRNWKFVAPLLAKQYKVVTFDGRGTGKSPTPIEDVNHVEDLLELLDYLEVKQATLMGHSMGGQIATEFALSYPERVSQLILLAPGLSGFRYSTEFEDSMKKIHEAAPDVDKMVELLLSGSSYRVVTRSTHRNVMIEMLQHHMNRMFEWPAVQLIWPQPPAIERLGELRVPTLVVIGKKDSSDNLRVADYFREHSDAQIIEIPDADHMMNFTHPETLNRQIIGFMKE from the coding sequence TTGGACTTGTACTACGAAATGAATGGTCATGGTCATCCTATGGTTCTCCTTACTGGTGGTGCTGATGTGAGAAACTGGAAATTTGTTGCCCCTTTATTAGCAAAGCAATACAAGGTCGTTACTTTTGACGGCCGTGGCACTGGTAAATCACCCACCCCTATAGAAGATGTGAACCATGTGGAAGACTTACTGGAACTGCTTGACTACCTGGAAGTCAAGCAAGCGACACTCATGGGTCACTCCATGGGCGGCCAGATTGCCACTGAATTCGCTCTAAGCTATCCAGAAAGGGTTTCACAACTTATTTTGCTGGCACCTGGCCTATCCGGGTTTAGATATTCAACAGAATTTGAAGATAGCATGAAGAAGATTCATGAAGCTGCCCCGGATGTCGATAAGATGGTGGAGCTTCTGCTTAGTGGCTCCTCTTATCGTGTTGTGACGAGGAGTACTCACCGGAATGTAATGATTGAAATGCTCCAGCACCATATGAACCGAATGTTTGAGTGGCCGGCTGTTCAATTGATTTGGCCGCAGCCACCAGCCATTGAAAGATTAGGGGAATTGAGAGTCCCCACATTAGTGGTAATTGGGAAGAAGGATTCGTCCGATAACCTTCGTGTGGCCGATTACTTTCGGGAACATTCTGACGCTCAAATAATAGAAATTCCAGATGCTGACCATATGATGAATTTCACTCATCCCGAAACGTTGAATCGCCAAATTATTGGCTTTATGAAGGAATGA
- a CDS encoding GNAT family N-acetyltransferase, with amino-acid sequence MNTENVKLVELNLENWYECCDLEVSSEQAEFIDSNAISIAQTKFEPTLKPYAIYFEEKLVGFLMYNSVQEELDGYWVYRIMVDKAFQGKGIGKAATNLMVQEMEKLPNATKIVVGYHPMNTGAHQLYSSLGFVDNGDRFGKEMAVVKYIN; translated from the coding sequence GTGAATACAGAAAACGTGAAGCTTGTAGAACTAAATCTAGAGAATTGGTATGAGTGTTGTGATTTAGAGGTATCATCAGAACAAGCAGAATTCATAGATTCAAATGCAATATCAATAGCTCAAACAAAATTTGAGCCTACATTAAAACCTTATGCCATATATTTTGAAGAGAAATTAGTAGGTTTTTTAATGTACAATTCGGTTCAAGAAGAACTTGATGGTTATTGGGTTTACAGAATAATGGTTGATAAAGCATTCCAAGGCAAGGGTATAGGCAAAGCAGCAACTAATTTAATGGTTCAAGAGATGGAAAAATTACCGAATGCAACGAAAATTGTTGTAGGTTATCACCCTATGAATACAGGTGCCCACCAGCTTTATTCCAGCTTAGGGTTCGTAGATAATGGAGATAGGTTTGGTAAAGAAATGGCTGTTGTTAAATATATAAACTAG
- a CDS encoding nucleoside/nucleotide kinase family protein — protein MKRKSPMVIAIAAVSGGGKTTIASCLKGKLPNSKTIYFDDYDFDGPKDIIKWIDNGCNPDDWDLSPLIRDIKQLLSEPLDYIILDFPFAYLHSKTSSLIDFTVFIDTPLDIAMARRINRDFKSGSSEDIILDLDNYLARGRQGYITMLDSTKPNSDLIVDGTLPKFEVAGIITQKVMNIE, from the coding sequence ATGAAAAGAAAGTCACCAATGGTAATTGCTATTGCTGCCGTTTCAGGCGGCGGAAAAACGACAATTGCTTCTTGCTTAAAAGGGAAGTTACCAAATAGTAAAACGATATATTTTGATGATTATGATTTTGATGGTCCTAAGGACATAATTAAATGGATTGACAATGGCTGTAATCCTGATGATTGGGACTTATCACCACTCATTAGAGATATAAAACAGTTACTTTCTGAACCTCTAGATTATATAATATTAGATTTTCCGTTTGCATATTTACATAGTAAAACAAGTAGTCTTATTGATTTTACAGTGTTTATTGATACTCCATTGGATATTGCAATGGCACGCAGAATAAATAGAGATTTTAAAAGTGGTTCTTCTGAAGATATAATACTGGATTTAGATAACTACTTAGCTAGAGGGAGGCAAGGTTATATTACTATGTTAGATTCGACAAAACCAAATTCTGATCTAATTGTAGACGGTACACTACCTAAATTTGAGGTTGCTGGTATTATCACTCAAAAGGTGATGAACATAGAATGA
- a CDS encoding LysR family transcriptional regulator, with protein MEINQLRAFDLVVRLGSFSKASRYLDVTQPAISQRIKELEKSVGGPLFHRIGIHMELTDLGKGFLPYARQALEILNKGTERAQSIKEGKWGEITIGTLPTFTTGIFTSVISSMYANFPYIELAIHTGHNQQIIEMLYDGFIKLGLVTYPFYNSDLKELQLLKEPLILAAHCNHKLSKLMKGSYTIQHVFKKANPFILTDWSDESKTWQRSSITFGMDTIELPPATALEIVLSGKGVALLTESMAQGYLKSGQIVRLYPSDFLGLFRWIALVSLESKSTLTPAANNFIKTLNETINEN; from the coding sequence TTGGAAATAAATCAGCTGAGAGCGTTTGACCTTGTCGTTCGTCTGGGATCATTTAGTAAAGCATCAAGATATTTAGATGTTACGCAGCCTGCAATTAGCCAAAGGATTAAGGAACTTGAAAAGAGTGTGGGAGGTCCTCTGTTCCATAGAATCGGCATACACATGGAACTCACAGATTTAGGAAAAGGGTTCTTACCCTATGCGCGACAAGCTTTAGAGATTCTTAATAAAGGAACGGAAAGAGCTCAGTCAATTAAGGAGGGAAAATGGGGAGAAATAACAATAGGTACTTTACCTACCTTTACTACAGGCATTTTTACTTCTGTAATTTCCTCTATGTATGCGAATTTCCCTTATATAGAATTAGCTATACACACTGGACATAATCAGCAAATCATTGAAATGCTTTATGATGGCTTTATTAAATTGGGATTAGTCACCTATCCTTTTTATAACAGTGATTTGAAGGAACTGCAGTTGTTAAAAGAGCCTTTAATTTTAGCAGCTCATTGTAACCACAAATTAAGTAAGTTAATGAAGGGGAGTTACACTATTCAACACGTTTTTAAGAAAGCGAACCCTTTTATTCTTACAGACTGGAGTGATGAAAGTAAAACCTGGCAAAGGAGTAGTATAACCTTTGGGATGGATACGATCGAACTTCCTCCTGCAACTGCATTGGAAATTGTATTATCAGGTAAGGGGGTTGCGCTTCTGACAGAATCAATGGCGCAAGGTTATTTAAAAAGTGGACAGATAGTTAGACTGTACCCGTCAGATTTTCTTGGGCTATTCAGATGGATAGCATTAGTTAGCCTGGAAAGTAAATCAACTTTAACTCCTGCAGCAAATAATTTCATAAAAACATTAAATGAAACTATAAATGAAAATTAA